GTGAACCTGGGTAACCTGGCTCCTCACGAAGTGATCTCCCTGGAAGCTATGCGCGTGGGTCTGAGAGGAGATACTTTCCACCTGTTCCTCGATCAAGCATAATCTGGTCTTTATGAAGGTATATGGTCTGATAGGATATCCGCTGAGTCACTCTTTCTCCAAAGGCTTTTTTGCGGAAAAGTTTAGCAGGGAGGGCATTCAGGAATGCATCTATGACAGTTTTCCAATTCCTGCTATTGATGAATTACCTGCATTGCTGGCCCAACAGCCAGAGTTACAGGGATTGAACGTGACCATCCCCTATAAGGAAGTTGTAATACCATATCTGGATGAATTAAGTCCTGCCGCCACGCAAATGAAGGCAGTCAACTGCATTCACTTTAAAGATGGCCGTAAAATAGGTTACAACACAGACGCCATCGGTTTCAGAAGGTCGCTCGAACCTTTACTCAAACCACATCACAACAAAGCATTGATACTCGGTACCGGCGGTGCTGCCAAAGCCGTACAATTTGTACTGGAAAGCCTGCACATCCCCTATAAGCTAGTCAGCCGTCAGGCTTCAGCCGATACTATCAGTTACGAACAGCTGGACACTGACACAATGGCCTCCCATACGTTGATTATCAATACAACGCCACTGGGCATGTATCCTAATGTGACAGCAGCTCCCGCGATACCATATGATCAGCTGACTGACCGTCACCTGCTGTATGATCTCATCTACAATCCTGCTGTTACCACCTTCCTGCAAAAAGGGGCGGACAGGGGAGCTACCATAAAAAATGGGCACGAGATGCTGATCCTACAGGCAGAAGCCAGTTGGGAGATATGGAACCAACAGTGATCAAGGGTATCCTTATACCAGGTTAAAAGAATTATTCAATAAGAAGCCGGGCGTATCAAGTAGCACTGATACGCCTTTTTTATGCCCTTTTCTCCGGCATGAATTGAGGGCTCTTTTTCTACACTAAACCGTCACCAAGAGGTCACTTTAAGGTCACCTCAAGGGCACTTCAATATCCCCGGGATATTGAAGTGCCCTTGAGGTGACCTTAAAGTGACCTCTTGGTGGCCTTAAAGCAACGGCGAAGGAAGCTTTTCAGGGCATAAAAAAGAGGAAGGGGTATCAAATCTACTTTGATACCCCTTCCTCTTTTATTTTAATAGAAACCGGGAGGCTAATTATTCTTGATCATATAGTACACACACGTTGTAAGGAAGTTCCTTATAAACGGTATCGATGCTATAGGCGCAAATTGTAGTCTCGGTTTCAGTCCGAATTTGTATTTATAAATAGGATTGATCAGATAGAACTGCTTTTTTGTAATATGATACCCCTGTTGCTTCACGATCTTTTCAAACCGCTCAATGGAGATGCCTGTTTCCTTGATCTCCATCAGTTCGGTAACGATATTATCCGGTTCACCAAAGGCACGTAATACTCCTTTATAAAGCGGATTAGGCAGCAGGTGGATATAAGGCAGCATGCTCACCACCTTATTAACACAGGTTTGCTGATGACCGCCGTGTGGCATATACCAGGGTGGAAATCCGAAGTATACCTGGCCGCGGGGAGTCAGCAGGTTCTTAAGGTAACCGATAATTTTCGCCTGGTCAGGAATATGCTCTATCGCATCTTTTAAAATGATAAGATCAAAGGAGTTTCTGAATTCACCCAGAAAATCCACATCGTAGATATTTTTGTTAATGAGCTGCAGGTTGCCGGCATCTACATACTTTTTCAGGTACTCATGTGCCAGTGCGATCTTGTCATCCGACAGATCCACACCCACACAATGACAACCTTTTTCCAGAAAAGGTATCAATACGCCTCCTTCACCACAGCCTATTTCCATTATCCGGAGGTCGGGAGTTACCGGCATGGCTGCATCTATAAAAGGCAGCACATAGTTGATGGAGTTATCCACCTGTTGCTGGTATCTGACATTCGCGTTGCTGTGTTGTACTAAAGACATATTATGAAAATTGTGTGAAAATAATGAAAAAGCACATATTTTCTACGGTATCCTCTCTTCATCCGGTGAATGCGGCGTCCCTGTTTCTATTATCTTTGCGGGATGAATCAGACTGCTGAAAAAAATATCTACGAAGAGGGACAGGTGATACTGATCAATAAGCCTTTGACATGGACGTCTTTCGATGTTGTAAGAAAGATAAGGAACACCACAAAAGCTAAGACCGGTCACGCCGGGACCCTTGATCCGCTGGCAACGGGATTACTGATCTGCTGCACTGGTAAAATGACCAAAAAGATCAATGAATACCAGGCACAGGAAAAGGAATATACTGGCACTTTTACCATCGGTGCAGTGACACCTACCTATGATCTGGAATCGGAACCGACCGATTTCAAATCAATAGACGGCATTACGGAACAGATGATACACGAGGTGACCAAACAGTTCCTCGGTGAACAGCAGCAGTTGCCACCTATTCACTCCGCCATCAAACAGAATGGTAAACCTATTTATGAACTGGCCAGGAAAGGAGTGGAAGTAAAAGTAGAACCGCGCACCGTTTTCATAAAAGAGTTTGAAATTACAGCGATTGAAATGCCCGTAATACATTTCCGTGTTGTATGCAGCACGGGTACCTACATCCGGTCCTTATCCAACGACTTTGGTGCAGCACTCGGGGTAGGTGGATATATGAGTAGCCTTTGCAGAACAAGGATAGGCGATTTTAAACTGGAAAATGCCTGGGAGATGGACAAGTTCATCGAAGAGGTAGGCAAGGGAAAAGTGAAAGAGCAGCAATAAACAGCACGTAAGTTATTCAACAATAAAAACGCCTGATCGTATGGTCAGGCGTTTTCTATTATACAACAGTCAAATAAAAACTGATTAGAACGGATAACCAATTGCGACGTTCCAGATAATATTATCCCGGCGCCACCCTGCGTTACCCAGTTGCCACTGACTCAGGTACCATCCGCTCTTGTTGCCCGTAAAATAAGGCACTTTCACCGGAATTCCCCAGTCTATCCTGATCAGGAAGAACGAGAAATCCAGTCGTAAGCCGGCACCGGTGCCTACTGCCAGATCGCGGTACAGATTACCGAGTTTAAATTCCCCACCCGGGCGTGTAGTATCTTTTCTCAGCATCCAGATATTACCGAAGTCCAGGAATGTTGCCCCTTTCAGGTTAACACTGCCATCAAACAAACGCAGCAGGTCGAAACGGTATTCTACGTTACCCTCCAGTTTCATATCGCCTGTCTGGTCAGGGAAGGTGCTGGCAGTAGGCGAACTATCTTTGAATCTACCTGGTCCCAGTGTACGGAGTCGCCAGGCGCGGAGACTGTTAGGGCCACCAGCTGTAAACTGACGGATATAAGGCATTACATCCGATTTGCCATAGGGAATACCTACGCCGGCATAACTCCTGGTAGCCAGTACGGTATGACTGGTCAGTGTCCAGTAATGCCGGTAATCGGCCTCCAGCTTCACAAAGTTGGCGATCGGCATATTGGTCATAGACTCCAGGTCTTTACCATTGCTGGCAATAGTTCCCCACAGACTATTGATACCATTCAGCCATGCACCTGATTCTTCTACATTCGCACGGAAGTAGGAGTAATGATTCTTATGTAATACATCGTTGTTACTGTAGATGTAGGTGACATTCTCCCCCCCGATAAATGCTGGTTCAAAACTTCTTTTCAGGTAAGGATTCTCATTTACAACGGTCTCTTTGAACACAG
The DNA window shown above is from Chitinophaga agri and carries:
- a CDS encoding shikimate dehydrogenase family protein, which produces MKVYGLIGYPLSHSFSKGFFAEKFSREGIQECIYDSFPIPAIDELPALLAQQPELQGLNVTIPYKEVVIPYLDELSPAATQMKAVNCIHFKDGRKIGYNTDAIGFRRSLEPLLKPHHNKALILGTGGAAKAVQFVLESLHIPYKLVSRQASADTISYEQLDTDTMASHTLIINTTPLGMYPNVTAAPAIPYDQLTDRHLLYDLIYNPAVTTFLQKGADRGATIKNGHEMLILQAEASWEIWNQQ
- a CDS encoding class I SAM-dependent methyltransferase; its protein translation is MSLVQHSNANVRYQQQVDNSINYVLPFIDAAMPVTPDLRIMEIGCGEGGVLIPFLEKGCHCVGVDLSDDKIALAHEYLKKYVDAGNLQLINKNIYDVDFLGEFRNSFDLIILKDAIEHIPDQAKIIGYLKNLLTPRGQVYFGFPPWYMPHGGHQQTCVNKVVSMLPYIHLLPNPLYKGVLRAFGEPDNIVTELMEIKETGISIERFEKIVKQQGYHITKKQFYLINPIYKYKFGLKPRLQFAPIASIPFIRNFLTTCVYYMIKNN
- the truB gene encoding tRNA pseudouridine(55) synthase TruB, yielding MNQTAEKNIYEEGQVILINKPLTWTSFDVVRKIRNTTKAKTGHAGTLDPLATGLLICCTGKMTKKINEYQAQEKEYTGTFTIGAVTPTYDLESEPTDFKSIDGITEQMIHEVTKQFLGEQQQLPPIHSAIKQNGKPIYELARKGVEVKVEPRTVFIKEFEITAIEMPVIHFRVVCSTGTYIRSLSNDFGAALGVGGYMSSLCRTRIGDFKLENAWEMDKFIEEVGKGKVKEQQ